ACACTCTGGTCGAGCTCAACCTCGCGCTGGTGAAGTTCGCGGCCTCCCGGTTCCGCTCCCGCAGCGAGCCCATGGAGGACATCGTCCAGGTCGGCACGATCGGCCTGATCAAGGCGATCGACCGCTTCGAAATCAGCCGTGGCGTCGAGTTCCCGACGTTTGCGATGCCGACCATCGTCGGCGAGATCAAGCGCTTCTTCCGTGACACCAGCTGGTCGGTGCGGGTACCGCGGCGCCTTCAGGAGCTGCGCCTGGACCTCGCCAAGGCCGGCGACGAGCTAGCGCAGAAGCTGGACCGCGCCCCCACCGTGCTCGAACTCGCCGAACGCCTCAGCATCACCCGTGACGAGGTCGTCGAGGGCATGGCCGCGAGCAACGCCTACACGGCGAGCTCGCTGGACGCCCAGCCCGAGGAGGACGACAACGAAGGCGCGCTGGCGGACCGCATCGGCTACGAGGACCACGGACTCGAGGGCATCGAGTACGTCGAGTCCCTCAAGCCGCTGATCGCCGAACTCCCGCCGCGCGACCGCAAGATCCTCTCGCTGCGTTTCGTCGCCAACCTGACGCAGTCCGAGATCGGCGAGGAGCTGGGCATCTCCCAGATGCACGTCTCCCGTCTGCTCTCCCGCACTCTCGTGCGGCTCCGCAAGGGCCTGATGGTCGAGGAGTGAGGGACCGCGGTCCCTGCCGGCCCACGTGGCCGGCAGCCGCCCGCGCAAAAGAGGGCCTGCCCCGGGACTGCTCGGGACGGGCCCTCCTTTGCTGTACTGCCGCAGAGCGCCCGCGCCCGGCTCCGTGAGGCCGGGGCGGACGTCACCCTGCGCGCGTGACCATCAGACGCGAACTCCCTTGTGCCACACGGCCGAGACGAGCGGGACGCCCGGCCGGTAGGCGAGATGGACGTGCGAGGGCGCGTCCAGGAGGGCGAGGTCGGCGCGGGCTCCGGGGGCGATCCGGCCGACGTCCGTGCGGCGCAGGGCACGGGCGCCGCCCGCGGTCGCCGACCACACGGCCTCGTCGGGCGTCATCCCCATGTCGCGGACCGCCAGCGCGATGCAGAACCCCATGGAACTCGTGAAGGACGAGCCGGGGTTGCAGTCGGTGGACAGGGCGACGGTGGCCCCCGCGTCGAGCAGCGGACGCGCGTCGGGCCACTGGGCGCGGGTGGAGAACTCGGCGCCCGGCAGGAGCGTGGCGACGGTGTCGGAGTGCGCGAGGGCGTCGATGTCGGCTCGGCTGAGGTGGGTGCAGTGGTCGGCGGAGGCGGCACCGACCTCGACGGCGAGCTGGACGCCGGGGCCGTGGCCGAGCTGGTTGGCGTGCACCCGCGGCACCAGGCCCCTGGCCTTGCCCGCGGTGAGGACGGCGCGGGCCTGGTCGCCGTCGAAAGCGCCCTTCTCGCAGAAGACGTCGACCCAACGGGCGTGCGGGGCGCAGGCGTCCAGCATCGGGCCGGTGACCAGGTCGACATAGCCGGCCGGGTCGTCGGCGTAGTCGGGCGAGACGATGTGCGCGCCGAGGAAGGTGACCTCGTCGGTGTGCTCGGCGGCGATGCGCAGTGCGCGGGCCTCGTCCTCGACGGTGAGTCCGTAGCCGGACTTGGTCTCCTGGGTGGTGGTGCCCTGCCGGAGCGCCTCCGCGAGATAGCGCGCGACGTTGGCGTGCAGCGCCTCGTCGGTGGCGGCGCGGGTGGCCGCGACGGTGGTGCGGATGCCGCCGGCGGAGTACGGGCGGCCGGACATCCGGGCGTTGAACTCCGCGGTGCGGTCGCCGGCGAAGACCAGGTGGGAGTGGGAGTCGACGAAGCCGGGAATGCCCGCCCGGCCGCCCGCGTCGACGGCGTTGTCGGTGGCAGGTGCTTTGCTGGTGGCACCGACCCAGGCGATGCGGTCGCCGTCGATGACGACCGCGGCGTCCTGGATCAGGCCGAGGGGGCCTTCACCGAGGGAGGGGTCGTTGGTGACGAGCTGGGAGATGTGGGTGATGGCGGTGGTGGTCGGCGTGGAAGTCGTCGTCATCGCGGGGGTGTTCTCCTTCAGCCGCGTACCGCGGCGATGGACTCTGCGAGGGCGGTGGGTACGTCGGGGACGAGGGTGTGCACCCCGTCCCGGACGATCTGCCGGCCGCCGACGATGGTGTGCCGTACGTCCGCCGCGGAGGCGGCAAATACGGCCGTTTCGGCGGCCAGCCGGGGCAGTGGTCCGGCGGTGCGTACGGAGTCCAGTGCGATCGTGGTGAGGTCGGCGAGCGCGCCGGCCTCCAGGGCGCCGGCGTCGTCCCAGCCCAGGGCGGCATGACCGTCGGCGGTCGCGGCGCGCAGCAGGGCGGCGGCCGTCCAGTGCCCGCGGGTGCGGGTGCGCAGCCGTTCGTCGAGCTCCATGGCACGGGCCTCTTCGAGCAGGTCGATGACGGCGTGGCTGTCGCTGCCGAGGGACAGCGGGCTGCCGCGGCCCTGGAGCCGGGCGGCCGGGCCGATGCCGTCGGCGAGGTCGCGTTCGGTGGTGGGACACATGCACACGCCCGTGTGGGAGTCACCGAGCAGCTCGATGTCCTCCGTGGTGAGGTGCGTGGCGTGCACGGCCGTGGTGCGCCGGCCCAGCGCGCCGTGGTCGGCCAGCAGTTGTGCGGGGGTGCGGCCGTGGGCGTCGCGGCAGGCGTCGTTCTCGGCGGTCTGCTCCGAGAGGTGGACGTGCAGGGGTGCCTGCCGTTCGCGGGCCCAGTCCGCGACGGTGCCGAGCTGCCCGGCGGGGACGGCGCGTACGGAGTGGATGGCGGCGCCGATGCGGGCGTGGGCGCGCTCCTTGAGTGCGTCGGCGCGCTGGGCCCAGCGCTCGGCGGTGCCGTCGGAGAAGCGCAGCTGGTGGTGGTTGGGCGCGGCTCCGAAGCCGGCCGAGAGATAGGCGGTGTCGAGCAGGGTGATGCGGATACCGGCGTCTTCGGCGGCGGAGACCAGCGCCTCGCCCATGGCGTTGGGGTCGTCGTAGCGGGTGCCGCCCGGCGCGTGGTGGAGGTAGTGGAACTCGCCGACGCAGGTGATGCCGGCCAGCGCCATCTCGGCGTAGACGGCGCGGGCGAGAGCGTAATAGGTCTCCGGGGTGAGCCGGTCGGCGACGCTGTACATGATCTCGCGCCAGGTCCAGAAGGTGCCGGTGCCGACCTGGACCGTGCCGCGCAAGGCGCGGTGGAAGGCGTGCGAGTGGGCGTTGGCGAGGCCGGGGAGGGTCAGACCGCGCAGCGCGGTGGCGCCGGGCGGCGGGGTGTCCGCCCCGGTGCGGACGGCCGTGATCCGCCCGTCCGCGACGTCCAGGGTGACGCCCGGCTCGACGTGGGTGCCGAGCCAGGCGTGTTCGAGCCAGTACGTCGTCGGTGTTGCCTGCGTGGTCAGTGGCACGCCAGCCCTTCCAGTACGTCGGCGAGTGCGGTGACCCCGGCGGCGCAGTCGTCCTCCCCCGCTGCTTCGGCGGGCGAGTGCGACACCCCTGTGGGGTTGCGGACGAACAGCATCGCGGTGGGGACGGTTCCGGACAAAATACCGGCATCGTGCCCGGCTCCGGTGCCCAGGACGGGCACCGGCCGCTCCCCCGACTTGCCGAGGATCGCGCTCAGCTCGTCCCGCAGGGCGTGCTGGAACTCCACGACGGGGGTGAAGGATTCGCGGACCACGGTCAGGTCCACACCGTCGCGGGCGGCGCGCTCGGCTGCGGCCTGCTCGATCCCGGCGATCACGGTGTCCAGGGTGTCCTGGTCGGCGGCGCGGGAGTCCAGCCAGCCGCGGACGAGCGAGGGGATGGCGTTGACCCCGTTCGGCTCCACGCTGATCTTCCCGAAGGTGGCCAGGGCGCCGGCCAGCCGGGCCTGCTCGCGGGCGGCGAGCACGGTCGCGGCGTAGCTGAGCATCGGGTCGCGGCGGTCGTCGAGGCGAGTGGTGCCGGCGTGGTTGGCCTCGCCGTGGAAGTCGAACCGCCAGCGGCCGTGCGGCCAGATGGCGGAGGCGATGCCGACCGGATCGCCGGACAGGTCCAGGGCCCGGCCCTGCTCGACGTGGAGTTCGACGAACGCGCCGATCCTGGCGAGCCGTTCGGGGTCCGGGCCGATCGCCTCGGGGTCGTATCCGGAGCGCTCCATGGCCTGCGGGAGGGTGACGCCGTCGCCGTCGCGCAGCCGGTGCGCGGCCTCGGTGGTCAGCGCACCGGCGGCGAGCCGGGAGCCGACGCAGGCCAGACCGAAGCGGGCGCCTTCCTCGTCGCCGAAGTTGACGATCGCCAGCGGCTTGCCGAATTCCGCTCCCCTCCGGCGCAGTTCGTCCAGCGCGGCGAAGGAGGAGACGACGCCCAGCGGGCCGTCGAAGGCGCCGCCGTCCGGTACGGAGTCCAGGTGCGAGCCGGTGACGACGGCGTCGCCGGGGGCCACGTCCTGGTAGCCGGTGGCGCCGAGCCAGGCCCACTGGTTGCCGTTGCGGTCGAGTTCGTAGGCGAGCCCGCGGGCCTCGGCCTGGGCCCGGAACCACGCGCGGCAGTCGGCGTCGGCGCCGGTCCAGGCGTAGCGGCGGTAGCCCCCGGAGGAGGAGTCGCGGCCGAGGGGCCGCAGCTCCTCCCACATCTCGTGGAACGAGGCGGTCACGCGCCCCCGCCTTCGCCCTCGCGCATCGGGATGCGGACGCCGCGCTCGGCGGCCACCTCGTCGGCGCGCTCGTAGCCCGCGTCGACATGCCGGATGACGCCCATACCGGGGTCGTTGGTGAGCACCCGACGGATCTTCTCGCCGGCCAGCGGGGTGCCGTCGGCGACGGTGACCTGTCCGGCGTGGATCGAGCGGCCCATGCCGACGCCGCCGCCGTGGTGCAGCGAGACCCAGGAGGCGCCGGAGGCGACGTTGACCATGGCGTTGAGCAGCGGCCAGTCGGCGATCGCGTCGGAGCCGTCCTTCATGGCCTCGGTCTCGCGGTAGGGCGAGGCGACGGAGCCGCAGTCGAGGTGGTCGCGGCCGATGGCCAGCGGGGCGCGCAGGGTGCCGTCGGCGACCATCTCGTTGAAGCGCTCACCGGCCTTGTCGCGTTCGCCGTAGCCGAGCCAGCAGATCCGGGCGGGCAGGCCCTGGAAGTGCACCCGCTCGCCGGCCAGCTTGATCCAGCGGGCCAGCGACTCGTTCTCCGGGAAGAGGTCGAGGATCGCCTTGTCGGTGGCGGCGATGTCCCGGGCATCGCCGGACAGCGCGGCCCAGCGGAAAGGCCCCTTGCCCTCGGCGAACAGTGGCCGGATATAGGCGGGGACGAAGCCGGGGAAGGCAAAGGCCCGCTCGTATCCGGCGAGTTGGGCCTCGCCGCGGATCGAGTTGCCGTAGTCGAAGACCTCGGCGCCGGCGTCCATGAAGCCGACCATGGCCTCGACGTGCTTGGCCATCGACTCGCGCGCCCGCTGGGTGAAGTCGGCGGGCTTTTCCGCCGCGTAGGCGGCCATGTCGTCGAAGTCGATGCCGACGGGCAGGTAGGCCAGCGGGTCGTGGGCGCTGGTCTGGTCGGTGACGATGTCGATCGGCGCGCCCTCGGCGAGCATCTGCGGCAGCAGCTCGGCGGCGTTGCCGAGCAGGCCGATGGAGAGCGGCTTGCGCTGGTCACGGGCCTCGACGGCGAGCTGGAGCGCGTGCTGGAGGCTATCGGCCTTCACGTCGAGGTAGCGGTGCTCGATCCGGCGCTCGATGGCCCGCGGGTCGACGTCGATACAGATGGCGACGCCGTCGTTCATGGTGACGGCGAGCGGCTGGGCGCCGCCCATGCCGCCGAGGCCGGCGGTGAGCGTGATCGTCCCGGCGAGCGTGCCGTGGAACTTCTTCGCCGCGACGGCCGCGAAGGTCTCGTAGGTGCCCTGGAGGATGCCCTGGGTGCCGATGTAGATCCACGAACCGGCGGTCATCTGCCCGTACATGGTCAGGCCGAGGGCCTCCAGGCGGCGGAACTCCTCCCAGTTGGCCCAGTCGCCGACGAGGTTGGAGTTGGCGATGAGCACCCGCGGCGCCCATTCGTGCGTCTGCATCACGCCGACCGGCCGGCCGGACTGGACGAGCATCGTCTCGTCCTGCTTGAGCGTGGTGAGCGTGCGCACCATCGCGTCGAAGGAGCGCCAGTCACGGGCGGCCTTGCCCGTGCCGCCGTAGACGACGAGCTGGTCCGGGTGTTCGGCCACCTCCGGATCGAGGTTGTTCTGCAGCATGCGCAGCGCGGCTTCCTGCTGCCATCCCCGAGCACTGAGCTCCGTACCGCGCGGTGCCCGCACGGGTCGCGGTCCCGACATGGGCCGTGCCTCCCTGACGTCGAATGGATTGAGCTATTCACATATTGGCGCCGCTGAATACTGCTAGTCAACAGGCTCCGGCGAGCCGCTCGCCGCGAGCCGCATGAACCGGCGGCCGACTCCGGAACCGACCGCGCGACCGGCTCCGGAATTTTTACTTGCCCACTGGGAAAGTCTGCGCTAGCTTTCCTAGTAGGCAAGTCAACGGAGAATGTCCGGACCGCCTTGGGGAGGCGATGGCCATGAGCACATCGGTGGATGCCGAACAGGCCTGGCAGGATCTGCAGCGCATTCGGGTACCGCAGGAGCGGGTGTACGACGAGATCGAGAGATGCGCCCATAGCGACGCCGGGGCGACGTACACCACGGCCGGAATCATGTGGGTGTTCCTCGCCGTATCGGGCCTCGATCTGCCCCGGTGGGCGTTCTGGCTGGTGCTGACCGCGTACGTCACCCTGCTCGGCTCGCTGGCCGTGATCTACAACCGCCGGACCCGGATGCGGCTGCACCGCTCGCGTCACAGCTGGCGGTCGTTCGCCACCTTCCTCGCGGGCATGGCGGTGACCGGCGTGACCATCGTGGCCTCCGGCGCACTGGTCGACTGGCTGGCGCTGCCGTTCGGCAGCCTGATCCAGGCCACCGTCTCCGCGGGCGCCTTCCTGCTCTTCGTCGGCCCCGCGAACCGCTGGGCGGTCAGCTCGCTGCGCGACCGCGCCGCGAGAGCGAGCCTCAAGGAGACGAACCGATGAGCACCCCGAGCGGGTTCGACGAACTGATCCACCCCTCCACCCGGCTGTCCGTGGTGGCGCTGCTCGCCGCCACGGAATGGGCCGACTTCCCGTTCATCCGCGACAGCCTCTCGCTCAGCGACTCCGCGCTCTCCAAGCAGCTGCACACCCTGGAAGAGGCCGGGTATCTGGAGATCCGCAAGGAGGGCGGCGGCCGCAAACGGCGCACCAAAGTACGGCTGACGAGCCGCGGCCGCACCGCCTTCGAGGGCCATGTGGCCGCACTCCGCGCCATCGTCGAGGGCGCGGGGCCCGCGGCGGCGGCCGCACCGGCGACGGAGTCCGCCGCGGCGGCAGCAGGGACAGGACCACAGCAACAGCGCGCGGAGGCGGGCCGATGACGACCACCGGGCAACTGCCCCTCCCCCCGGCCACGGCGGCTTCGGCAGCCACGGCCTCCGCCGGATCCGCCCCACCGGTCATCCGGGTGCGCGACTTGAGGATGTCGTACGGCAGCACCCACGTCCTGCACGGCATCGATCTGGACATCCGCCGCGGCGAGATCTTCGCGCTGCTCGGCCCCAACGGCGCGGGGAAGACCACCACCGTCGAGATCCTGGAAGGCTTCCGGCGGCGCTCCGGCGGGGAGGTCTCCGTGCTGGGGACGGACCCGGCGCACGGCGACGACGCCTGGCGCGGCCGGATCGGCCTGGTCCTCCAGTCCTGGCGCGACCACCGCCGCTGGCGGGTGGCCGAGCTGCTGACGCACTTCGCCCTCTATTACCCGGCCCCCCGCGACCCCGCCGGGCTGCTGGCCCTGGTCGGCCTCACGGAGCAGGCCGGACAGCAGGTCGACCGGCTGTCCGGCGGCCAGCGCCGCCGCCTGGACGTGGCACTCGCGATCATCGGCCGCCCCGAGCTCCTCTTCCTGGACGAGCCGACCACCGGCTTCGACCCCGAGGCCCGGCGCGACTTCCACGACCTGGTCGAACGGCTCGCGCGCGACGAGGGCGTCACGATCCTGCTCACCACCCATGACCTGGCGGAGGCCGAGCGGCTGGCCGACCGGATAGCGGTGCTGGTCAACGGCCGGATCCGGGCCGACGGCACCCCGGCGGAACTGGCCCGGCGGGCCGCCGCACAGGCCGAGGTCCGCTGGACGGCGGCCGACGGCACGGCCCGCCGGGAACGTACCGAGGACCCCTCCCGGCTGGTCTGGGAGCTGCATCAGGAGACGGAGGGACCGGTCGCCGACCTGGAGGTGCGCCGCCCGACGCTGGAGGACACCTACCTGCACATGGTGCACCAGGGCGAGGGGGCCGGGGCCGGTACCGGGAGCACGGGCGGGACCACCGCGTCGGACGGGACAACGGCCTCGGACGGGGAGAAGCAAGCATGAGGGGGAGTGAAGTGACGGCCGTGACGGAAGCGACAGCGGCGACGGGCAGCGACCAGGGGGCCGATGTGGCGGGGAGGCCGGAGACGGCGGGAAGGCCGGACACAGTGGGGAGGCCGGACACGGCCGCTGCGAGCGCGAGGGCGACCGCCTCGGGCCACCGCCGCCGCTACTGGCGGGCCGGTCTCCTGCGCGGGGGCATCGAACTCCGCCACCTCGTCCGCAATCCCAAGGAGATGAGCGGCCATCTGGTCAATGTCGTCGTCGCGCTGCTGCTCGCCGGCTATATCAGCTCCAAGGTGCCCGGTACCCAGGTCCCGCTGGCACATCTGACGCTCGCGGGCTTCGCCGCCTATCTGCTGTTCCAGATCGGGCTGGTCAATCTCCCGCAGATCCTGGTGACCGAGCGCGAGGAGGGCGCCCTGCTGCGGCTGCGCGCCACCCCAGGCGGCATACCCGCGTATCTCGTCGCCAAGTCGCTGCTGGTGGTCGCCATGGCGTTCGGGACCCTGGTCGTCCTGCTGGGAGCCGCCGCCCTGCTGGTGGACGGCCCGCTGCCGCACGGGCCCGGTGGCTGGCTGACGCTGCTGTGGGTCAGCGCGCTCGGGTTGCTCGCGGTCGTACCGCTGGGCGCGGCCCTCGGCGCCGTGCTGCCGAATCCGCGGGAGGCGCTGGCGCTGATCATGCTGCCCGTGATGGGGCTGCTGGTCACCTCGGGGGCGATGTTCCCGCTCAGCTCGCTGCCCGCGGTGGTCCAGAAGATCGCCTCCGTCTTCCCCCTCAAGTGGATGGCGCAGGGCCTGCGCTCGGCCCTCCTGCCGGACGCCGCGCGCGCCGCGGAACCGGCCGGCTCCTGGGAGCTGCCGACCGTGGCCCTGATACTCACCGCCTGGGCCGTCCTCGGCTTCCTGCTGGCCGTCCCGCTCCTGCGCCGCGCCGCCCGCCGCGAGTCCGGCTCCCGCCTCACCGAACGCCACCGCAAGGCAGGGTACGGCGGCGGAACGGCCTGAGCCGGGAGCCGCCGGGGAGCCAGCCGCCGGCGGGGAGTCGGTCGGCGCCGGGGAGTCGGTCGGCCCGGGCGGTGCGGGCGAAGGTCGGACGGTCCGGGCAGGGGTTGGACGGTCCGGGGTCGGGGTCGGATGGCCTGGGCAGGGGTTGGACGGTCCGGGGTCGGGGTCGGATGGCCTGGGCAGATGAAGCGGGGGGCGAGGGGGGCGGGGGCAGACGGGCTGCCGGGCGCAGATGGCCAGGCGGCCCCGGCGGGGGCAGACGGCCCAGGCGGGGCGGGCGGGGCGGACAGTCCGGGCGGGGCGGACAGTCCGGGCGGCAGACGGCAAGACGGCCCGGGCAGGGGCAGACGGCCCCGGACGGGGATCGGACAGCCCACGCGGGGATCGCACAGCCCGGACGGGGCTCGGACAGCCCGGACGGGGATCGCACAGTCCGGGCAGGGATCGCACAGCCCGCGCGGCGGGCAGGCTGCCGGGGCACCGGTCCCGGTTGGCGTGACACCCCCACCCAATGATGGAGTTGAGGCATGAACTTCACGGAGCGAGACCGTGCCGTAGAGGCAGCCGTAGCGCGCGGGCTGGTGGGGCCCGGCGAGCCCGTCGCCGGGTTGCTCGACATCGCCGGGATCCGCCGGTCGGCGGCCGAACTCCGTGCGGCTTTCGAGGAGTTCACCGCCCCCGGCACCCCGGTCCTGCACGCTTTCGCCGTGAAGGCCGCCTCGCTCG
This Streptomyces decoyicus DNA region includes the following protein-coding sequences:
- the hutU gene encoding urocanate hydratase codes for the protein MSGPRPVRAPRGTELSARGWQQEAALRMLQNNLDPEVAEHPDQLVVYGGTGKAARDWRSFDAMVRTLTTLKQDETMLVQSGRPVGVMQTHEWAPRVLIANSNLVGDWANWEEFRRLEALGLTMYGQMTAGSWIYIGTQGILQGTYETFAAVAAKKFHGTLAGTITLTAGLGGMGGAQPLAVTMNDGVAICIDVDPRAIERRIEHRYLDVKADSLQHALQLAVEARDQRKPLSIGLLGNAAELLPQMLAEGAPIDIVTDQTSAHDPLAYLPVGIDFDDMAAYAAEKPADFTQRARESMAKHVEAMVGFMDAGAEVFDYGNSIRGEAQLAGYERAFAFPGFVPAYIRPLFAEGKGPFRWAALSGDARDIAATDKAILDLFPENESLARWIKLAGERVHFQGLPARICWLGYGERDKAGERFNEMVADGTLRAPLAIGRDHLDCGSVASPYRETEAMKDGSDAIADWPLLNAMVNVASGASWVSLHHGGGVGMGRSIHAGQVTVADGTPLAGEKIRRVLTNDPGMGVIRHVDAGYERADEVAAERGVRIPMREGEGGGA
- a CDS encoding allantoate amidohydrolase, with the protein product MWEELRPLGRDSSSGGYRRYAWTGADADCRAWFRAQAEARGLAYELDRNGNQWAWLGATGYQDVAPGDAVVTGSHLDSVPDGGAFDGPLGVVSSFAALDELRRRGAEFGKPLAIVNFGDEEGARFGLACVGSRLAAGALTTEAAHRLRDGDGVTLPQAMERSGYDPEAIGPDPERLARIGAFVELHVEQGRALDLSGDPVGIASAIWPHGRWRFDFHGEANHAGTTRLDDRRDPMLSYAATVLAAREQARLAGALATFGKISVEPNGVNAIPSLVRGWLDSRAADQDTLDTVIAGIEQAAAERAARDGVDLTVVRESFTPVVEFQHALRDELSAILGKSGERPVPVLGTGAGHDAGILSGTVPTAMLFVRNPTGVSHSPAEAAGEDDCAAGVTALADVLEGLACH
- a CDS encoding RNA polymerase sigma factor SigF codes for the protein MTEIEALPEIPPFDEVGPVDARALSKTLFERLETLEEGTHEFAYVRNTLVELNLALVKFAASRFRSRSEPMEDIVQVGTIGLIKAIDRFEISRGVEFPTFAMPTIVGEIKRFFRDTSWSVRVPRRLQELRLDLAKAGDELAQKLDRAPTVLELAERLSITRDEVVEGMAASNAYTASSLDAQPEEDDNEGALADRIGYEDHGLEGIEYVESLKPLIAELPPRDRKILSLRFVANLTQSEIGEELGISQMHVSRLLSRTLVRLRKGLMVEE
- a CDS encoding transcriptional regulator, producing the protein MSTPSGFDELIHPSTRLSVVALLAATEWADFPFIRDSLSLSDSALSKQLHTLEEAGYLEIRKEGGGRKRRTKVRLTSRGRTAFEGHVAALRAIVEGAGPAAAAAPATESAAAAAGTGPQQQRAEAGR
- a CDS encoding formimidoylglutamate deiminase, yielding MPLTTQATPTTYWLEHAWLGTHVEPGVTLDVADGRITAVRTGADTPPPGATALRGLTLPGLANAHSHAFHRALRGTVQVGTGTFWTWREIMYSVADRLTPETYYALARAVYAEMALAGITCVGEFHYLHHAPGGTRYDDPNAMGEALVSAAEDAGIRITLLDTAYLSAGFGAAPNHHQLRFSDGTAERWAQRADALKERAHARIGAAIHSVRAVPAGQLGTVADWARERQAPLHVHLSEQTAENDACRDAHGRTPAQLLADHGALGRRTTAVHATHLTTEDIELLGDSHTGVCMCPTTERDLADGIGPAARLQGRGSPLSLGSDSHAVIDLLEEARAMELDERLRTRTRGHWTAAALLRAATADGHAALGWDDAGALEAGALADLTTIALDSVRTAGPLPRLAAETAVFAASAADVRHTIVGGRQIVRDGVHTLVPDVPTALAESIAAVRG
- the hutI gene encoding imidazolonepropionase, which encodes MTTTSTPTTTAITHISQLVTNDPSLGEGPLGLIQDAAVVIDGDRIAWVGATSKAPATDNAVDAGGRAGIPGFVDSHSHLVFAGDRTAEFNARMSGRPYSAGGIRTTVAATRAATDEALHANVARYLAEALRQGTTTQETKSGYGLTVEDEARALRIAAEHTDEVTFLGAHIVSPDYADDPAGYVDLVTGPMLDACAPHARWVDVFCEKGAFDGDQARAVLTAGKARGLVPRVHANQLGHGPGVQLAVEVGAASADHCTHLSRADIDALAHSDTVATLLPGAEFSTRAQWPDARPLLDAGATVALSTDCNPGSSFTSSMGFCIALAVRDMGMTPDEAVWSATAGGARALRRTDVGRIAPGARADLALLDAPSHVHLAYRPGVPLVSAVWHKGVRV
- a CDS encoding ABC transporter permease; translated protein: MRGGIELRHLVRNPKEMSGHLVNVVVALLLAGYISSKVPGTQVPLAHLTLAGFAAYLLFQIGLVNLPQILVTEREEGALLRLRATPGGIPAYLVAKSLLVVAMAFGTLVVLLGAAALLVDGPLPHGPGGWLTLLWVSALGLLAVVPLGAALGAVLPNPREALALIMLPVMGLLVTSGAMFPLSSLPAVVQKIASVFPLKWMAQGLRSALLPDAARAAEPAGSWELPTVALILTAWAVLGFLLAVPLLRRAARRESGSRLTERHRKAGYGGGTA
- a CDS encoding ABC transporter ATP-binding protein, with the translated sequence MTTTGQLPLPPATAASAATASAGSAPPVIRVRDLRMSYGSTHVLHGIDLDIRRGEIFALLGPNGAGKTTTVEILEGFRRRSGGEVSVLGTDPAHGDDAWRGRIGLVLQSWRDHRRWRVAELLTHFALYYPAPRDPAGLLALVGLTEQAGQQVDRLSGGQRRRLDVALAIIGRPELLFLDEPTTGFDPEARRDFHDLVERLARDEGVTILLTTHDLAEAERLADRIAVLVNGRIRADGTPAELARRAAAQAEVRWTAADGTARRERTEDPSRLVWELHQETEGPVADLEVRRPTLEDTYLHMVHQGEGAGAGTGSTGGTTASDGTTASDGEKQA